One Paenibacillus sp. FSL W8-0186 genomic window carries:
- a CDS encoding sugar-binding transcriptional regulator, with protein MNDNIKLMTKICKLYYYESWTQEKIAEKFGISRPIISKMIQKAREIGVVEIIVHDDPQQTTELEKELEMAYQLQQVLVVPTRDLNKELVTSAVGKAAAQFVQKLIKNGDRIGVSWGNSLYHMVREFPLDKKDDVKIIPLIGGTGNERTEVHSNQIAYELSKRLGGKCESLYAPSIVETEELHEQIVRLPNIASVLQEGAQIDLAIVGIGNPYSMSTMERYGYLNEAVLSELKDLNTVADINSRFINRSGDIVDHPINNRVIGIGLEQLKRVDNVVGLAFGLHKIESIKAALTGGYIKMLVTDEATAYKIIGD; from the coding sequence GTGAACGACAACATCAAATTGATGACGAAAATTTGTAAACTCTACTATTATGAATCCTGGACCCAGGAGAAAATCGCCGAGAAATTCGGCATATCACGCCCGATCATCTCCAAGATGATTCAGAAGGCACGGGAGATCGGCGTCGTGGAAATTATCGTGCATGATGACCCTCAGCAGACGACCGAGCTGGAAAAGGAGCTGGAAATGGCTTACCAGCTGCAGCAAGTGCTCGTTGTACCTACGAGGGATTTGAACAAGGAGCTCGTTACCAGCGCGGTAGGCAAAGCCGCTGCCCAATTCGTGCAGAAGCTGATCAAGAACGGGGACCGGATCGGGGTGTCATGGGGAAATTCGTTATACCATATGGTCAGAGAGTTCCCCCTCGATAAGAAGGACGACGTCAAAATCATTCCGCTAATCGGGGGAACAGGCAACGAACGGACCGAGGTACATTCAAACCAAATCGCCTACGAGTTGTCCAAGAGGCTTGGCGGGAAATGCGAATCGCTGTACGCACCATCGATTGTCGAGACAGAAGAACTGCACGAACAGATCGTCAGGCTGCCGAATATAGCGTCCGTCCTCCAAGAGGGAGCACAAATCGACTTGGCAATCGTGGGGATCGGTAACCCCTACTCCATGTCCACCATGGAACGGTACGGCTATTTAAATGAAGCGGTGCTAAGCGAGTTGAAAGACCTGAATACCGTAGCCGACATCAACTCAAGATTCATTAACCGGAGCGGGGATATTGTCGATCATCCGATCAACAACAGGGTCATCGGCATCGGATTGGAGCAATTGAAGCGGGTCGATAACGTGGTGGGCCTAGCCTTCGGACTGCACAAGATCGAGAGCATCAAGGCCGCTTTAACGGGCGGCTATATCAAGATGCTTGTCACGGATGAGGCCACTGCTTACAAGATCATCGGGGATTAG
- a CDS encoding Cof-type HAD-IIB family hydrolase, with translation MTSGRQDPGIARVQGEYQLLALDMDGTLLNSDKIITPDVHEAIRVYMRRGGRVTIASGRFPASVWLHARAAEMNAPLIALNGAVILDEATGELKAGAPLPPEHVRELLRFANEHGAYIQLYGYNKLYVRELNETNARWPLANVVISPGKELNEQNYAEQLGMIEVVAVGDLQRLVSGSFLPAPPIYKATIIGPSPELIQKWMGQLGGGPEVSSKPQAAPALTLTRTGRHRFDVNAYGVSKRSALESLCRELHIAPSEVAAVGDYDNDADMLAWAGLGIAMGNAEPHIQRLAKEVTSSNEEDGVARVIHNFLL, from the coding sequence ATGACATCGGGCAGGCAAGACCCGGGAATAGCCCGGGTGCAGGGAGAGTATCAGCTGCTGGCGCTGGATATGGACGGCACGCTGCTTAATTCTGACAAGATTATAACGCCGGACGTCCATGAGGCGATCAGAGTATATATGCGAAGAGGAGGACGAGTTACCATCGCCTCCGGCCGCTTTCCGGCTTCAGTCTGGCTGCATGCCAGGGCGGCGGAAATGAACGCGCCTTTAATCGCGCTGAATGGGGCCGTGATCTTGGATGAAGCGACCGGTGAACTGAAAGCAGGGGCTCCGCTGCCGCCAGAGCATGTCCGGGAGCTGCTCCGGTTTGCGAACGAGCATGGCGCATACATTCAGCTGTACGGCTATAACAAGCTCTATGTTCGCGAGCTAAACGAGACGAATGCCCGCTGGCCGCTGGCGAACGTCGTTATTTCCCCGGGCAAGGAGCTGAATGAACAAAATTACGCAGAGCAGCTGGGCATGATCGAAGTGGTGGCGGTCGGTGATTTGCAGCGGTTGGTGTCCGGTTCTTTCTTACCGGCCCCGCCGATTTATAAAGCGACGATTATCGGCCCGTCACCGGAACTGATCCAGAAATGGATGGGGCAGTTGGGGGGTGGCCCTGAGGTTAGCTCGAAACCGCAGGCTGCGCCAGCATTGACACTGACCCGGACCGGCCGGCATCGCTTCGATGTGAATGCTTACGGGGTAAGCAAGCGCTCGGCACTAGAGTCGCTTTGCCGCGAGCTTCATATCGCCCCCTCAGAGGTAGCAGCAGTTGGCGATTACGACAATGATGCCGACATGCTGGCCTGGGCCGGGCTCGGCATAGCCATGGGGAATGCAGAGCCGCATATCCAGCGGCTGGCGAAGGAAGTCACAAGCAGCAACGAGGAAGACGGAGTAGCGAGAGTCATTCACAATTTTCTACTTTAG
- a CDS encoding MBL fold metallo-hydrolase has product MDIKILGYWGGYPSAGGATAGYLIDTGEGQILLDCGSGVMSRLAQYTSVDRLDGVILSHLHYDHMADIGILQYAAVNAIRNGRMKKKLLLYAPDEPANILNTLHGDHTEIRRIDPSRVIRLAGADIEFVSVSHTVPCYAVKVTYRDKVLVYSGDTSYCDALVELARGADIFLCEATICEGSVHTTGAGHMNASQAGMIADQADVKRLVLVHLPGDGDLEYMRQSASEIFSGPVELPDTSVLYSI; this is encoded by the coding sequence ATGGATATCAAAATTTTAGGCTATTGGGGAGGTTATCCTTCGGCTGGCGGGGCAACGGCAGGGTATTTGATCGACACGGGAGAAGGCCAGATTCTGCTGGACTGCGGAAGCGGGGTAATGAGCCGCCTGGCGCAGTATACGAGCGTAGACAGGCTGGACGGGGTTATCCTGTCCCACCTTCATTACGATCATATGGCGGATATCGGCATTCTGCAGTATGCGGCGGTAAACGCGATCCGCAACGGCAGAATGAAGAAGAAGCTGCTTCTGTACGCACCGGACGAGCCTGCCAATATTTTAAATACGCTGCATGGAGACCATACAGAGATTCGGCGGATCGATCCGAGCCGTGTAATCCGGCTTGCCGGGGCGGATATCGAGTTTGTATCCGTGTCTCATACCGTTCCATGCTATGCGGTAAAGGTGACTTATCGGGACAAGGTGCTGGTATACTCCGGCGATACATCCTACTGCGATGCCTTGGTGGAGCTCGCGAGGGGAGCGGATATTTTTCTCTGCGAGGCAACGATTTGTGAAGGAAGCGTACATACGACCGGGGCAGGCCATATGAACGCAAGCCAGGCGGGAATGATCGCCGACCAGGCGGACGTCAAGCGGCTCGTGCTGGTCCATTTGCCGGGGGACGGCGACTTGGAGTACATGCGCCAATCGGCCAGCGAGATCTTCAGCGGACCTGTTGAGCTTCCGGACACCTCGGTCCTATATAGCATTTAG